Proteins encoded by one window of Arabidopsis thaliana chromosome 2, partial sequence:
- a CDS encoding Pectin lyase-like superfamily protein (Pectin lyase-like superfamily protein; FUNCTIONS IN: polygalacturonase activity; INVOLVED IN: carbohydrate metabolic process; LOCATED IN: endomembrane system; CONTAINS InterPro DOMAIN/s: Pectin lyase fold/virulence factor (InterPro:IPR011050), Glycoside hydrolase, family 28 (InterPro:IPR000743), Pectin lyase fold (InterPro:IPR012334), Parallel beta-helix repeat (InterPro:IPR006626); BEST Arabidopsis thaliana protein match is: Pectin lyase-like superfamily protein (TAIR:AT2G43870.1); Has 4137 Blast hits to 4117 proteins in 495 species: Archae - 10; Bacteria - 1220; Metazoa - 14; Fungi - 1275; Plants - 1494; Viruses - 0; Other Eukaryotes - 124 (source: NCBI BLink).) yields MVYNTSCLILPLALIILDFTLISSLAHPIPSTLNVLSYGAKPDGSKDSTKAFLAAWDVACASANPTTIIVPKGRFLVGNLVFHGNECKQAPISIRIAGSIVAPEDFRIIASSKHWIWFEDVTDVSIYGGILDAQGTSLWKCKNNGGHNCPTGAKSLVFSGSNNIKISGLTSINSQKFHIVIDNSNNVNIDGVKVSADENSPNTDGIHVESSHSVHITNSRIGTGDDCISIGPGSTNVFIQTIRCGPGHGISIGSLGRAEEEQGVDNVTVSNVDFMGTNNGVRIKTWGKDSNSFARNIVFQHINMKMVKNPIIIDQHYCLHKPCPKQESGVKVSNVRYEDIHGTSNTEVAVLLDCSKEKPCTGIVMDDVNLVSVHRPAQASCDNANGSANDVVPFTPCLKREIIIT; encoded by the exons atggTTTATAACACTTCATGCCTTATTCTTCCTTTGGCTCTCATCATTCTTGATTTTACCTTAATCTCATCATTAGCCCATCCGATTCCAAGCACACTCAACGTCTTATCCTACGGAGCTAAACCAGACGGCTCAAAAGACTCAACCAAAGCCTTCTTAGCCGCATGGGACGTTGCTTGTGCATCCGCTAATCCTACAACTATAATCGTACCAAAAGGACGGTTCTTGGTCGGGAACCTTGTTTTTCATGGCAACGAGTGTAAGCAAGCGCCAATATCTATTCGTATAGCAGGCTCAATCGTTGCTCCGGAAGATTTTAGAATTATCGCAAGCTCAAAACATTGGATCTGGTTCGAGGATGTTACTGATGTTTCAATCTACGGTGGAATACTTGACGCTCAAGGCACTAGTTTGTGGAAATGCAAGAACAACGGTGGCCATAATTGTCCTACCGGTGCCAAG AGTTTGGTGTTTAGTGGGTCAAATAACATCAAAATCAGTGGTTTAACGTCGATCAACAGCCAGAAATTCCATATAGTCATCGATAATAGCAATAACGTGAACATTGACGGCGTTAAGGTTTCTGCTGATGAGAATAGCCCTAATACCGATGGGATTCACGTCGAATCATCTCACTCCGTCCATATCACTAACTCAAGAATCGGAACCGGTGATGATTGCATCTCCATCGGTCCAGGATCCACTAATGTATTCATACAAACCATTCGATGCGGTCCAGGCCACGGCATCAG TATTGGAAGTCTTGGACGagcagaggaagaacaagGAGTAGATAATGTGACCGTGAGTAACGTGGATTTCATGGGAACGAATAACGGAGTTAGGATCAAAACATGGGGGAAAGATAGCAACAGTTTCGCTAGAAACATTGTTTTCCAACATATTAACATGAAGATGGTCAAGAACCCAATCATTATAGACCAACACTACTGTCTTCATAAACCTTGCCCTAAACAG GAATCAGGAGTTAAAGTATCAAATGTGAGATATGAAGATATACACGGGACTTCGAATACGGAAGTGGCGGTTTTGTTAGATTGTAGTAAGGAGAAACCATGTACCGGTATTGTAATGGACGATGTGAATCTTGTCTCTGTTCATCGACCGGCTCAGGCGTCTTGCGATAATGCAAATGGATCAGCGAACGACGTTGTCCCATTCACTCCTTGTCTAAAGAGGGAGATCATTATAACTTAA
- a CDS encoding uncharacterized protein (unknown protein; FUNCTIONS IN: molecular_function unknown; INVOLVED IN: biological_process unknown; LOCATED IN: cellular_component unknown; Has 2 Blast hits to 2 proteins in 1 species: Archae - 0; Bacteria - 0; Metazoa - 0; Fungi - 0; Plants - 2; Viruses - 0; Other Eukaryotes - 0 (source: NCBI BLink).), translating to MGRKRGSNRTTVRLQAKKRLLTPSFDELNPGGKIAPTSKSLTPSFDELNTRGRITPTSRSPLPLLPVPRSSSSTRPPRLASGSNNLKILLTSPEIPFVVLV from the coding sequence ATGGGACGGAAGAGGGGCTCTAATAGAACGACAGTACGACTACAAGCGAAGAAAAGATTGTTGACGCCCTCGTTCGACGAGCTGAACCCCGGAGGAAAGATCGCCCCGACCTCAAAATCGTTGACGCCCTCGTTCGACGAGCTGAATACTCGAGGAAGGATCACCCCGACCTCAAGATCGCCACTCCCACTCCTCCCCGTTCCGAGATCGTCCTCCTCAACTCGTCCACCTCGTTTAGCTTCCGGCTCGAACAActtgaagattcttcttacttctccaGAGATCCCATTCGTTGTACTTGTTTGA
- a CDS encoding Pectin lyase-like superfamily protein (Pectin lyase-like superfamily protein; FUNCTIONS IN: polygalacturonase activity; INVOLVED IN: carbohydrate metabolic process; LOCATED IN: endomembrane system; EXPRESSED IN: sepal, male gametophyte, stamen; EXPRESSED DURING: 4 anthesis; CONTAINS InterPro DOMAIN/s: Pectin lyase fold/virulence factor (InterPro:IPR011050), Pectin lyase fold (InterPro:IPR012334), Glycoside hydrolase, family 28 (InterPro:IPR000743), Parallel beta-helix repeat (InterPro:IPR006626); BEST Arabidopsis thaliana protein match is: Pectin lyase-like superfamily protein (TAIR:AT3G59850.1); Has 4109 Blast hits to 4094 proteins in 490 species: Archae - 4; Bacteria - 1205; Metazoa - 14; Fungi - 1270; Plants - 1494; Viruses - 0; Other Eukaryotes - 122 (source: NCBI BLink).) — translation MASLLVLFVFFFISSCSAQSYNVLSFGAKPDGKTDATKAFMAVWQTACASSRPVTIVVPKGRFLLRSVTFDGSKCKPKPVTFRIDGTLVAPADYRVIGNEDYWIFFQHLDGITVYGGVLDARGASLWDCKKSGKNCPSGATTIGFQSSSNVVVSGLTSLNSQMFHVVINGCNNVKLQGVKVLAAGNSPNTDGIHVQSSSSVSIFNTKISTGDDCVSIGPGTNGLWIENVACGPGHGISIGSLGKDSVESGVQNVTVKTVTFTGTDNGVRIKSWARPSSGFAKNIRFQHCVMNNVENPIIIDQNYCPDHDCPRQVSGIKISDVLFVDIHGTSATEVGVKLDCSSKKPCTGIRLEDVKLTYQNKPAASACTHAGGIEAGFFQPNCL, via the exons cctcttcgttttcttcttcatctcttcttgttctgctCAATCCTACAATGTATTGTCTTTTGGAGCTAAGCCGGACGGAAAGACAGACGCAACCAAAGCTTTTATGGCGGTTTGGCAAACCGCTTGTGCATCGTCTCGTCCTGTTACCATTGTGGTTCCCAAAGGCCGGTTCTTGTTAAGAAGCGTTACTTTCGATGGTTCCAAATGCAAGCCCAAGCCCGTTACGTTCCGTATCGACGGTACATTGGTGGCTCCAGCTGATTATCGAGTTATAGGAAATGAAGACTATTGGATTTTCTTCCAGCATCTCGACGGCATCACCGTATACGGCGGAGTTCTTGACGCTCGAGGAGCTTCTTTATGGGATTGTAAAAAGTCCGGCAAGAATTGCCCCAGTGGCGCAACG ACAATAGGATTTCAGAGCTCAAGCAACGTCGTGGTCTCTGGGCTAACGTCACTAAACAGCCAAATGTTCCACGTCGTCATCAACGGTTGTAACAACGTAAAGCTTCAGGGAGTCAAAGTATTAGCTGCCGGAAACAGCCCCAACACCGACGGTATCCACGTTCAGTCTTCCTCCTCCGTCTCTATATTCAATACTAAAATCTCCACCGGAGACGATTGTGTCTCCATTGGTCCCGGCACTAACGGACTATGGATCGAAAATGTCGCATGCGGCCCTGGTCATGGCATCAG CATTGGTAGTTTGGGAAAAGATAGCGTGGAGTCAGGTGTACAAAACGTGACAGTGAAAACGGTGACGTTTACGGGAACTGATAACGGAGTAAGGATCAAATCATGGGCCAGGCCCAGTAGTGGGTTCGCTAAAAACATCCGTTTCCAACATTGTGTAATGAACAATGTCGAGAACCCTATCATCATTGACCAAAACTACTGTCCTGATCACGATTGTCCTCGCCAG GTTTCGGGGATCAAAATTAGCGATGTGTTGTTTGTTGATATACATGGAACATCGGCAACTGAAGTTGGAGTGAAACTTGATTGTAGTTCTAAGAAACCATGTACCGGAATTAGACTTGAGGATGTGAAATTAACGTACCAGAATAAACCGGCTGCATCGGCTTGTACTCACGCCGGAGGGATAGAAGCTGGATTTTTTCAGCCAAATTGTCTATGA